TCTATTGAatgaaatacagttgtacctcggtttatgaacttaatctgttctggaagtccgttcttaaaccgaaaccattcttaaactgaggggtgctttccctaatgaggcctcccgctgccggtgcccttccacctttcagattccgttcttagaccgaggtaaagttctcaaaccatgacattatttccagttttgcagagtttgtaaaccaaatcgttcttaaactggactgttcttaaacagaggtatcactgtacagtggtacctcgtacttacaaataactctacttacgaatttttctacttacaaatggagctccggcCGCCATcttgtttttttgtaattatatttattaaagtttttaacaataaaaaaatacagcacaaaaatacaaaagcttgaaaaataaaagaagaaaaattttttaaaaaaaggggaaaaaaaggaaaaaagaaagaaaaatagtatctctaacaatatcttgtccccgacttccccgtccctcccctcccgggtcaATTCCATATCCAacttcacaacttcttttttataccccacacaataAATTCTATTAGATTTTGAACTATATTACTCttaactatttctaataatttcctttagcctataatttccccctcAAAAGATATACCTTTGCCTAATTCAAATTCTATCCAATCTTTTAACTAAACCTCcaaacccaccccctccctccccaggtagcagtttccctttttccccggccagcgtcttTATATCATCCAGTTTCAAACCTTTTAATCCATCCATTCCTCTACCTTATATTCCTTctttaccccactcccactcttagCCAATCTAAACCATCCCActcctctttcttccccttccgttgttttaattcttccaccagcctcccaccctcatatttatttccactgtcccctatttccaatcttctgtctggtctgcgtcccctcactctcactgggggggggggcaaaggccagactctttcctccctcctcaacttgtttgtttccttctgggATCTGGTCGCCCTCTCTCACTGAGCAGACCAGATCCCAGGGTCTATCTTGGTCCTTAGCGTCCAAAGTCACATAGGTGatcaatgcttcctctctcacaggttgcattgatttctcagtccgttgctccttattttctgcctgttgttcaatgatttcttcttgTTGCAATTCTAAAGTCTCCATTGGATATATCTGTTGctggtcttcttttaaagtctgaatATTTCCTTTCCCATGACGtatttcctctgtcatttctttAATAAAGTCTAGAATATACTGCAGTTCGACCTCCTCCATTTGTAAGAgggttgttttggctggcagccttctttgtccttctgTGTTCCCGTGGGAATTATGACTTGATCCGCCAGAGATGGTGCTATAATGTCCAGACTAgttcctttgtttatttccaaCCATATTTATCCTTTATAATTTAAATTCTTAGTCCAACTTTTCCAGTTCTCCTCTTTATTACATCGGTCAACTTAGATATAATCCAAAAAATATCACAGAGTCACAGCAGTTACTCTTTGTAAATCCTTATATTTGTCAGCTGGTCGCGGCTTTAGGTTCCTGCCCccggtttccgggggggggggttctttgtcACAATAATATGATTATCGATGCAGTTTAAAacatatatttcccccccttagttctgccttctAAGGGGGTACACAAGTTCAATTTTTCAGGGGGATCCTCACCCCTTCTCTTCgatcggctgcaggcaagttagttgtgtcgcagccttccgggtagggggggggaacgacctccgttttttattcccctcccaggtccaaattcttgtttttaaatccaATAAAATTGTCTTACTCACAGTCCAAATCTtaatttgaaggtatctgccgctcctctgtctccggctcggagctttccGCTACCGAGGTAgcaatggacccaaggctccgccatGTACAGCCTGCTCTCGGAGGCTCCGACAGGGGCTCTCCGGGCAGTTTCCATGGCTTTCTGGAGCCCGCTGGGTATCCCAGCCCTCAGAACGCACAATCTGAGGCTTCTCCGGGAGGTCGCGGCGCCCAcgcgactccccccccctcctcggtAGCGGTGGGTGTCTCGGGAGCCGAGACGAACCCCGCCGGCGGctgatggcggcagaccggaagtctccggccgccatcttggatgcggtttggataggattttttctacttacgaatttttagatagggttgcttcgacttacgaattttttctcccaatgcattcctatgggattcgacttacaaattttttcgacttacaaatgtgtgttcggaacgcattaaattcgtaagtagaggtaccactgtactatgtttgTTGCATAATCTCTCCAGGTATATAATAAATTGTAAAGTCTGTGAAGATGTTCTAAATAAGGCACTGCTGAGGGTTCAGAGCTCAGTATAGGCACATCTTGTATATTGATTtaagtttttatatatttctgttGCTGGCTAAAATTGAAATAATCTGGTTAGCATAAAAAAATGTCAGAAGTAGGTGTTATACATAGGCTTCCATCTTACCTTCGTGGTGTTCTGTTTCATTTAAGATAAGAGTTGAGCTAGTATTACTGCTTTTTTGCTAGTTGGTAtaagacagagctttccaaactgtgtgtcggcAGCATTGTGTAGGCGTGCCGCATGAACACTCCCTGAGCTCCTCCCTAGGTTGGAAAGGGGTTAGTGTAACccctggtttgctagtaaaactgatttactgtgtcacgaaatgatacatgtctaaaaagtgtgtcaccgaaatgaaaagtttggaaagctctggtataCTATCTTTACTTTGTTTGGGTCATCTTTCTTGCAACACGGTGTTCCACCATTGGGAATTGTGCAGCTGTTCATAAGCTGAAACTGTCGATACTCTCTTAAATATGGTGAGCTCACACTAAGAACCTGTTGTTCCTTTTATGTTATTCAGTTAAGCCCAAACCTTCCATCAAACTCACAGTGAATTATGGCTTGAGGACATTGCATATTTTATCTTGCCCAAACTAACATGGCAGTATTGCAAATGTAACATTGTTTTATAGAAACCATGTTAGAACATCCATATTTACTGGATGAGCATTGTTTATATTTGAAGTCTGAGTCTGTACTTAATTGTTGGCAAATGTGATTATAGTTCAGTCTGATTTATGAAAAACATGATTAAATTTGCAAAGTGAATTTAAGACTATTAGGGATATGGGGAATAAGTTGCTGGAATTTAAATATTAAATTGGTGGGATATGTCATCTAGAAATCTGAATTTCTAATCTTGAAAGGCTGCTGAAtttctgatttttagaagacacagAAGCTAGGCAAAATGAAGCACTACTAAGTCTGGTTCACTTCAGTGGGAGAGGTAAGCACATACCTGCATATCTTTCCTTTGAATCATTGGGACGTGATGTGCTGAACTTTGTCTGGATTGTTCACAGAGTTTTTGGTGTAATTTCTAGAGATGAGTTTTGAGATACCCTCTGTCGGCAGAACAGTGTCCTATTGTTGAAGGAAGTatacttttttataataataaaagataaaaGTTGGGCCTGGTTTATTGTGCTTTGGGCTAAGGATTTGATAGTAGGTATAAACTTTGATAGTGTTTTGGAGTTGCTAAAATCAGGACCTGGGGAGTATTGGAAGCAAGAGCCCACAAACAGTGTCAGTGGAGACATTTGCCAGGAGGCAAAGCTGTGTTAAATACTTTTAAGTAGCCATAACCAGGCTGCCTAAATTTTTGCGGAATCGCAACAAAATCCCCTACTGAATAGGGAGTTTAAAAGGGAAAGCTGTGCAAGTTGTGTGGAGCTCGGGAAGTGGAAGGTGTCTTGATCTCTCATTGTGCAGGTAGAAAGCTCCAGAATCTGAAACCCCAGGACTTTACAATAATTCACATTATGCATATTGAAATTATTGGGAGGTCCGTGCAAGCTAGAATGGAACAAGCTGGCTAATTGTACAACAATAACATGTTTCTATAGATTCTTGATGAAGCAAGAGGTGCTGCTAAGTATACAGCCATCCTTTagatatttcattcattcatgccgATGATTGTATGGCTAAGTAGGCAGTAAATAAACTTGCCTACTTATCCTTAATAATGTGATCCTGATCTTTGTTTAATTCTAAGGACTTACTGTACAGATTAAGAAAAATACCGTAGATCTGCCTACGTTCATTTTATTTGCAAAGCAACACTCACACACGCCATGTGTTGTAGTTGAGGGTAGCCAGAAAAAATGTGGGGGGGAGAATCTGGtggtctctttcctttccttaccCCCAGCAGTAGAAGCATACAGTTTACCCTGATCCATGGGCACCTTCAGGCAGAAGTTTAAAGTCTGTTTAATGAAGTGGAAGGGATTGGGGCGGAGGAATGATTTGGTGTATGTACCATTTCTGTCTGTGTAGCTGTGTAACTGATTTCTGTGTAGAAAAACACCTTTATATGTGGCATAAAGGTACGCTTTAGAAGACAGGAGGAATGGCAACAGTGTGAATCCAAGCTTTTTGAATTGAGCACCATGGTCCCATAAGGCCCTCTCACTTTGAAATTGATATATTACCTCTTCAGTCTGTTTAAATAGGAAATGCTAGCCAAAGACTGCATTGACTGTTAATCACATGTATCTTCAGCGATACAGTTAACAGAATTGGCTGTGATTAAGATGTCTGTACTGTACTCTGTACCTGAGCTGACTATCTGGGAGGATTTGAAAGTTCTAAAGGTGACCTGTTCATGCAAGGTCTTGATTTCCCTGACTAGTTGGAGCTAGCCAATACTTAAAAGATTATAAGATTAACCGAGTCTAAAAATTATGGGGTCATGcacagatgaagggtggtctgCACAATTTGGCTGGCTGTGCACTCTTTTTGGTCACCTCGGCCATCCTGCACACCAGAAAATTTTGCAGAGGAGAAGGCAACGGGCCTTTCAATTGCACAAAGCCTTGTTCAGATACAGCTGAGTCTTTCTCATACCTTCTGACTTGTCTATAAGGCCTGGGAGACTGATTCCTTCTCTATACATGTCAAGTGATGGGTGGGTGTGCTTGGTCTCTTCCCCCCAAATGGCGAGGCCCTTCCAAGGTCTCTGTGCAGAGAGCTCCAGGAGAAGGAGGGTTAACATGTGTCATGCTGGAATTAGGAAGACAGTTGCCACGGAGAGATTCATGGTTGCCATTCAGGAAACCCTAGCACCAAGCTCCCCTAAAACCAGAACAGCTAGGCGATTACAATTTTCTACCTTCCGATAGCCAGGCATGCACTTTACCTTCTACAAGATTAGCCTCCCTAGACCATTTGTTTCTAGAACATTTCTGGAGAAACATAGGATTCCTCAGTGAAAAGAGCAGTAATAGGAGGCACAACAGCCTGCCCATTTCCAGTGCACTCTCAGTTTACATGGCTATAATAAAGCCTAACAAGCTTATGAAGTATCCTCTGTCAACTGATTATTTTACCTCCAGAATCTTATAGGCAGGTGAGTCACTGTGGACAAAGTCTTGAAACCACTCCACTGCCATAGAGGAGATTCTAAATGTGTCTGAGAACAGCAATGGAAGGGAAAGAAACCATTTTGCGGTTGGCACACAATTCTTGTGACCCTTGGTAGACTGCTTTCTAGTCAGTGCTGAAAGTTTCTAATTTGTGGGTTTGTGTATTCTGAAATGATAAACTTGTTTTCATGTGGTGTGAAATGCTAGCTACTTATGATACTGAGAAATGTCAATTAAGTAAAGATTTGCAGTTAActctgtgtttttctctctcattaAGGTTTGGACCGCACGGAATCCCTGTGACCATATTTCCCAAAAGGGAGTGCAAGGATAATCCTGAAGCGATGGAGCTCCAAAGTAAATCATTCCAAGATGAGACCCAAGTGAAGTGTGAAGCCAATGGTGTAGTCACAGACTCTTCTCCCATCCAGCCACCAGAGCCTAGCCTGGCTAAAAGCCTATGGACTTCCAAGCCACCTCCCCTTTTTCACGAGGGAGCACCATATCCCCCTCCTTTGTTTATCAGGGACACATATAACCAGTCAATACCTCAGCCTCCGCCTCGGAAAATTAAACGGCCCAAGCGGAAAATGTACAGGGAGGAACCCACTTCTATTATGAATGCTATCAAACTACGACCCAGACAGGTCTTGTGTGACAAGTGTAAGAACAGTATTgttgcagaaaagaaagaaattaagaagGGCAGCAATACAAGTGACTCCTCAAGGTATGAGGATAGTAGAAAACGAAGACATGAGAGCGTAACTACtgtgaataaaaaaattaaaactgatCATAAAGTTGATGGGAAAAGCCAAAATGAAGGCCAGAAAAGGAATTCCGTGGTCAAAGTTGCAAATATTGCTCATAGCAGAAGTAGAGTAGTCAAAGTTACCACTCAAGCAAATACTTCAAAAACGCAGTTAAATACTAAAAAGGTTCTCCAGAGCAAAAACATGGATCATGCAAAAGCTCGGGAAGTTTTGAAAATAGCCAAAGAGAAGGCACAAAAGAAACAGAGTGCAACCTCTACTTCCAAAAATGCACATTCAAAGGTCCACTTCACACGGCGTCTTCAAACGACCAGCTCAGGTTCCCTGCCCCCACGATTGCGTCTAAAGCCACAAAGGTACCGAAATGAAGAAAACGACTCCTCTCTCAAGACAGGGCTTGAGAAATTGCAGAGTGGCAAGATGGCAGCTAAGCCTCAGTCTCGCTGCTCCTCTACCCGCTCAGCAGGTGAGGCCCCTTCAGAAAATCAGAGCCCCTCAGAAGGCCCTGAAGAGGCCAGCAGTGAGGTTCAGGACACAAATGAAGTGCATGTCCCTGTTGATCAGGATGAACAGCAGACACTGGGCAAGAGAGGCAGCAAAAGCAATATAACGGTTTACATGACCCTTAATAAAAAGAAATCTGACTCTTCCAGTGCATCAGTGTGTAGTAGTGATAGCACAGATGACTTGAAGTCCACCAACTCTGAGTGTAGCACTACTGAAAGCTTTGATTTTCCTCCAGGCAGCATGCatgcaccttcctcctcctcctcgtcctcttcaaaggaagagaaaaagctCAGTAATTCCTTGAAAATGAAAGTCTTTTCAAAAAATGTCACTAAATGTGTCACACCAGATGGCAGGACCATATGTGTAGGAGACATTGTTTGGGCCAAGATCTATGGCTTCCCATGGTGGCCAGCCCGTATTCTTTCTATAACTGTGAGCCGAAAAGATAACGGCCTCTTAGTCCGACAGGAAGCTCGTATTTCATGGTTTGGGTCCCCAACAACATCTTTCCTTGCTCTTTCACAGCTCTCCCCTTTTTTAGAAAACTTTCAGTCGCGATTTAATAAGAAGAGAAAAGGTCTTTACCGCAAGGCCATTACAGAAGCAGCCAAGGCTGCTAAGCAGCTAACTCCTGAAGTTCGGGCCCTGCTGACACAGTTTGAAACATGAACATGAGAAGTAAGGTAGGCAAGAAATGTGGAGGCTCCTTGAAATGTCTAGCCTAGTTAAATGCTATGAAGGACTTAGCCAATTAAACACAAAAATTGCACTCAGTTGGCTGCTTTTTTATATACTGAAATTTCCATTTGTAGCAATGTCTTGACTGAAAGTTATACTTAACAAATTGTACATGCAATCAAATTAATCTAAAGCGAGATCTCAGTATTTTTCAAGAGGACTCTTACATTTTTTTGGTAAAAGTTAAAAATTCCTCTGACCACCCCATGCACAGGAGCCATAACCTCAGCTGAAGAGCAGTTTATTTGCAGGGAATTTTTACTAGTTTCTACCCACTATATATACCATTTCAGTGTATGTGGGGGGAGGGAACAAATGAAATGGAAGTTTTAAACATGACTTGTATGATCCACCTTAAATGCAGAACCCTAGGCCCTCTCTGAGCCTCGAACTTTATTTCAGTGTTTCCCTTTCCCCGTCCCCTGCCCAGAAAACCTGATTTACAATAGTGTGAGTGTGATGGGCCCAAAGAGTTCAGCCTTTGCCTAAAAACACTTTCTCACTGGCCACTTTAAATCCTTTTAGAAACCAATTTTAATATGAATTCTGTTAGAAAGGTTTTATCATTGTTAGATAGATCTTGTTGGTCACCTTTTCCAAATGCTCAGTTATGCTATGCATCCAGGGACAGCCGCATGAACTTCAGGTTTTGGCAAGTTAAGAGGAAGCCAGTTGCTCACAGGCAGGTCTGGATAGTCCCTCAGCATTTGGGATCAAAGGCTGTTAATGCTGCATAGGTGGGAATCATAACTTccaaggagggtggg
Above is a window of Zootoca vivipara chromosome 2, rZooViv1.1, whole genome shotgun sequence DNA encoding:
- the PWWP2A gene encoding PWWP domain-containing protein 2A isoform X1, which translates into the protein MAAVAATAAVPGDGGAGEAEPIPGSEAGADPLPAGTQAAVESAVLDAREEPEPAPGGEAEEPPPPGSPAGTRDLPQAQPSPEPVGGSPQPPCPLTAELSELPPDEEAEGQGGGEQPPCLPLSSPPPPAAGGPAGPEPGEEPPRPEEEEPDAAATAVAKQPELSAPAEQAVAAGGEEEESVAAVLLPGSEVLVTLDHIIEDALVVSFRFGKKIFSGVLMDLSKRFGPHGIPVTIFPKRECKDNPEAMELQSKSFQDETQVKCEANGVVTDSSPIQPPEPSLAKSLWTSKPPPLFHEGAPYPPPLFIRDTYNQSIPQPPPRKIKRPKRKMYREEPTSIMNAIKLRPRQVLCDKCKNSIVAEKKEIKKGSNTSDSSRYEDSRKRRHESVTTVNKKIKTDHKVDGKSQNEGQKRNSVVKVANIAHSRSRVVKVTTQANTSKTQLNTKKVLQSKNMDHAKAREVLKIAKEKAQKKQSATSTSKNAHSKVHFTRRLQTTSSGSLPPRLRLKPQRYRNEENDSSLKTGLEKLQSGKMAAKPQSRCSSTRSAGEAPSENQSPSEGPEEASSEVQDTNEVHVPVDQDEQQTLGKRGSKSNITVYMTLNKKKSDSSSASVCSSDSTDDLKSTNSECSTTESFDFPPGSMHAPSSSSSSSSKEEKKLSNSLKMKVFSKNVTKCVTPDGRTICVGDIVWAKIYGFPWWPARILSITVSRKDNGLLVRQEARISWFGSPTTSFLALSQLSPFLENFQSRFNKKRKGLYRKAITEAAKAAKQLTPEVRALLTQFET
- the PWWP2A gene encoding PWWP domain-containing protein 2A isoform X2: MAAVAATAAVPGDGGAGEAEPIPGSEAGADPLPAGTQAAVESAVLDAREEPEPAPGGEAEEPPPPGSPAGTRDLPQAQPSPEPVGGSPQPPCPLTAELSELPPDEEAEGQGGGEQPPCLPLSSPPPPAAGGPAGPEPGEEPPRPEEEEPDAAATAVAKQPELSAPAEQAVAAGGEEEESVAAVLLPGSEVLVTLDHIIEDALVVSFRFGKKIFSGVLMDLSKRFGPHGIPVTIFPKRECKDNPEAMELQSKSFQDETQVKCEANGVVTDSSPIQPPEPSLAKSLWTSKPPPLFHEGAPYPPPLFIRDTYNQSIPQPPPRKIKRPKRKMYREEPTSIMNAIKLRPRQVLCDKCKNSIVAEKKEIKKGSNTSDSSRYEDSRKRRHESVTTVNKKIKTDHKVDGKSQNEGQKRNSVVKVANIAHSRSRVVKVTTQANTSKTQLNTKKVLQSKNMDHAKAREVLKIAKEKAQKKQSATSTSKNAHSKVHFTRRLQTTSSGSLPPRLRLKPQRYRNEENDSSLKTGLEKLQSGKMAAKPQSRCSSTRSAAQRH